From a single Bacillus gobiensis genomic region:
- a CDS encoding cyclic peptide export ABC transporter produces the protein MNRIKMVLIVLAVIVHGQMAFGIQLANAEESNLPEGYEKQLDEMIEKQMQESKIPGMSVVIMKGDQSVYQKGFGYSDLNSNKRVTERTLFEIGSNTKAFTGLAIYQLAEQGLIDLNEPIKSYLPWFHMKYEGNENVDITIEQLLHHTSGIPFRTIGDIPAATGNEALEQTVRKVVNQNLESDPGEQFDYASMNYDILGLVIQKVTNQSYESYIENQILKPFEMGNTYLSRQQAAQHDMAKGYKISFLQPREYDAPMYRGNMPAGYVISNADDMEKWLRIQLGTYSLPESEQEAVQKTHIPNRSVAPSSDGSSYAGGWEVYQSGSGEISHAGSNPNFSSFLVFRPEEKLGVAVMANMNSDYTQAIGQGIIDFLMEKEPVTGTSDMYKSVDAFSFTVLLFLIPFSCLTLYFICRTIVQLFQKKRMLEKNRLKRIGVPLISFLFILIAAYAIYQIPSVFFPGLTWDFVNVWAPVSMSLAAWVTLAGIVLFCFYLSLITIYPQDKKKNFFPLFVLSVTSGFGNAMIIFIINEALIREAHSNSNLILYFVLGIITYVLAQKLVRTQLITLTNNLIYEKRLSLIDNILNNPYEKLERMETEKIQTTLNNDTEAISNHAPTIITGLTDSITLLCCLVYLGVINVYGLLISIGVIFIAAGLYYLAGRSANKLWEQTRNIQNTFFRYINDLIGGYKEISIGTPKRREFREDLKESCSEYKDKRILGGLKFANVFIIGELLFVVVIGAVTFLFPILFKDVQSEFLQSYVFVFLYMTGPINSILNAIPNAIQMRISWKRIKAFSNDLSDSKVQKDARDPLKPSWPMVMELRDISYQYDRENGDFFQVGPIDVQVKSGEIVFITGGNGSGKSTLAKLITGLYSPKKGSIFINNQKVRPDELGDLYSAIFSDYYLFSKVYGIDCSSKEEEINSYLKRLAIHEKVYIQDGKFSTTKLSTGQRKRLALLISYLEDKPVHLFDEWAADQDPEFRHFFYMDLLPELKAKGKCVIAITHDDRYFHLADKVIKMERGKVAGDEDTYVKSFEHRKEELSDGKIG, from the coding sequence GAACGTACGTTATTTGAAATTGGTTCAAATACGAAGGCCTTTACAGGTCTTGCCATCTATCAGCTTGCCGAACAAGGCTTAATCGATTTAAATGAACCAATCAAATCGTATCTGCCGTGGTTTCATATGAAATACGAAGGAAATGAGAATGTTGATATCACAATCGAACAGCTGCTCCACCATACGAGTGGAATCCCGTTTCGTACGATTGGAGATATTCCGGCTGCAACAGGCAATGAAGCCCTTGAACAAACGGTTCGTAAGGTTGTGAACCAAAATCTGGAGAGTGATCCGGGAGAGCAATTCGATTATGCCAGTATGAACTATGACATTCTCGGATTGGTCATACAGAAAGTGACGAATCAGTCCTATGAGAGCTACATTGAAAATCAGATTTTAAAACCATTTGAGATGGGTAATACCTATTTGTCCAGACAACAGGCGGCCCAACATGATATGGCTAAAGGCTATAAAATCAGCTTTTTACAGCCTAGAGAATATGATGCGCCGATGTATCGGGGAAATATGCCGGCAGGTTATGTGATTTCCAATGCAGATGACATGGAAAAATGGCTTCGCATCCAGCTTGGTACGTATTCCTTACCAGAAAGTGAACAAGAAGCGGTTCAAAAAACGCATATCCCAAACAGATCTGTTGCCCCTTCTTCGGATGGTTCGTCCTATGCAGGAGGGTGGGAGGTATACCAAAGCGGATCCGGAGAGATTTCTCACGCTGGAAGCAATCCCAATTTTTCCTCCTTTCTCGTATTTCGTCCTGAGGAAAAGCTGGGCGTGGCAGTTATGGCCAATATGAACTCCGATTACACACAAGCTATTGGTCAGGGAATTATCGATTTCCTGATGGAAAAAGAACCTGTGACGGGTACAAGTGATATGTATAAAAGTGTCGATGCATTTTCGTTTACCGTTCTCTTGTTTTTGATTCCTTTTTCCTGTTTGACTCTCTATTTTATTTGCCGTACTATCGTTCAACTGTTTCAGAAAAAAAGGATGCTGGAAAAAAACAGACTGAAACGCATCGGCGTCCCGCTCATATCGTTTTTGTTCATCTTGATTGCAGCCTATGCGATCTATCAGATTCCGTCCGTTTTCTTTCCGGGTCTGACTTGGGATTTTGTTAACGTATGGGCGCCCGTTAGTATGAGTCTGGCAGCTTGGGTAACCTTAGCCGGCATTGTATTGTTTTGCTTTTATTTATCACTGATAACGATCTATCCGCAGGATAAAAAGAAGAACTTTTTCCCGCTCTTTGTGTTGAGTGTAACGAGCGGCTTTGGAAATGCGATGATCATTTTTATCATTAATGAGGCGTTAATCCGTGAAGCCCATTCAAACAGCAATCTGATTTTATACTTTGTCTTGGGAATCATTACATACGTATTGGCACAAAAGCTGGTTCGAACACAATTAATTACCTTGACAAATAACCTGATTTATGAAAAACGGCTTTCGCTCATTGACAACATCCTGAATAACCCTTATGAGAAATTGGAACGGATGGAAACCGAAAAAATACAAACCACTTTAAATAATGATACGGAAGCGATCAGCAACCATGCTCCAACGATTATTACCGGTTTGACTGATTCAATTACACTTTTGTGCTGCTTGGTTTACCTCGGGGTCATTAATGTTTATGGGCTTCTTATATCAATTGGTGTCATTTTCATTGCGGCCGGTTTGTATTATCTTGCCGGACGGTCAGCGAATAAACTGTGGGAACAAACGAGAAACATCCAAAACACTTTTTTTCGGTACATTAACGACCTGATCGGCGGATATAAAGAGATCAGCATCGGAACGCCAAAACGCCGTGAATTTAGGGAGGATTTGAAAGAAAGCTGCAGTGAATATAAGGACAAACGGATTCTGGGCGGGCTTAAATTTGCTAATGTATTTATTATTGGTGAATTGCTTTTTGTCGTCGTCATCGGTGCTGTCACGTTCCTGTTCCCGATTCTTTTCAAAGACGTACAAAGCGAATTTTTGCAAAGCTATGTGTTTGTATTTCTTTATATGACCGGTCCGATTAACAGCATCCTGAATGCGATTCCCAATGCGATTCAAATGCGAATCAGTTGGAAGAGAATCAAGGCGTTTTCCAACGATCTATCTGATAGTAAAGTCCAAAAAGACGCACGCGATCCTCTCAAGCCTTCTTGGCCAATGGTCATGGAGCTTAGAGACATATCGTATCAATATGACCGGGAAAACGGTGATTTTTTTCAGGTGGGACCGATCGATGTCCAAGTAAAATCGGGAGAAATCGTGTTTATTACGGGCGGGAACGGAAGCGGCAAATCCACACTTGCCAAGTTAATAACTGGTCTGTATTCCCCTAAGAAAGGCAGCATATTCATTAACAATCAAAAGGTAAGGCCAGATGAGTTAGGTGACCTGTATTCTGCCATTTTCAGCGACTACTACTTATTTTCAAAAGTATACGGAATCGATTGCAGCTCAAAAGAAGAAGAAATCAATTCCTATCTAAAAAGACTCGCTATTCATGAGAAAGTGTACATACAAGATGGGAAGTTCAGTACGACAAAGCTTTCTACCGGGCAACGGAAAAGGCTTGCCCTGTTAATCAGTTACTTGGAAGACAAACCTGTCCATCTTTTTGACGAATGGGCAGCAGATCAAGATCCTGAATTTAGACATTTTTTCTATATGGATCTATTGCCTGAGCTCAAAGCAAAAGGAAAATGCGTGATTGCCATTACTCATGACGACAGGTATTTCCATCTTGCCGACAAAGTGATCAAGATGGAGAGAGGCAAAGTGGCAGGAGATGAAGATACTTACGTAAAATCGTTTGAACATCGAAAGGAGGAGCTTTCAGATGGCAAAATTGGATAA